One region of Oxalobacteraceae bacterium OTU3CAMAD1 genomic DNA includes:
- a CDS encoding LytR C-terminal domain-containing protein, whose product MKKTLLATATGVLLIACGGIRTPAPSIQPPPAVAPGGQAVTALERACLSDPMDAAKWEALAAALDADGQRERARTMYEQAATLRAHDVRRDYALLREKAADLPAPAPAPSSAMPRTEVRQLGAALVEVLRVAPAAKIDSTETATAMPVPMPGKPANPTAAMPVMPAPVRLEISNGNGINGAAARLARSLSVEGVKTVRLTNMKNFDVPISRIEYQREQQVMAESLSERLGLPLKAQNEKSPRADMRIVLGHDATLGGRFK is encoded by the coding sequence ATGAAAAAAACACTACTCGCGACAGCCACCGGTGTGCTGCTGATCGCCTGCGGCGGCATACGGACCCCGGCGCCGTCGATCCAGCCGCCACCCGCCGTGGCGCCGGGTGGCCAGGCCGTCACGGCGTTGGAGCGGGCCTGCCTGTCCGATCCGATGGACGCGGCCAAATGGGAAGCGCTGGCGGCGGCGCTGGACGCGGACGGCCAGCGCGAGCGGGCGCGCACAATGTACGAGCAGGCGGCCACCTTGCGCGCACACGATGTGCGGCGCGACTATGCACTGCTGCGGGAAAAAGCCGCCGATCTGCCCGCGCCCGCACCGGCTCCTTCCTCGGCGATGCCGCGCACCGAGGTGCGGCAGCTCGGCGCGGCGCTGGTGGAGGTGCTGCGTGTCGCGCCGGCGGCGAAGATCGACTCGACGGAGACGGCGACGGCGATGCCGGTGCCGATGCCTGGCAAGCCGGCCAATCCAACGGCGGCGATGCCGGTCATGCCCGCGCCGGTGCGCCTCGAAATCAGCAATGGCAATGGCATCAACGGCGCCGCCGCGCGGCTGGCGCGGTCGTTGAGCGTGGAGGGAGTGAAGACCGTGCGGCTGACGAACATGAAGAACTTCGACGTGCCGATCAGCCGCATCGAATATCAGCGCGAGCAGCAAGTGATGGCGGAGTCGCTGTCGGAGCGACTTGGCCTGCCGCTGAAAGCGCAAAACGAAAAGTCCCCCCGCGCCGACATGCGCATCGTGCTTGGACACGACGCCACCCTGGGCGGCCGCTTCAAATAA
- a CDS encoding DUF2807 domain-containing protein, translating to MKKYLKAAMLATVLCSGASAALAADVISESRSVDARAVNIDLDGVISLKIKQGAVASLTLYGEPDALKKVTVQQTGDTLRIATIKTNSISIGGKKDLRAELTLPNLRALTSGGVGATEVAGFSGENLRLALEGAGSVKVNAQYRNVDVKLGGVGGMTVNTGNSDNVELHLNGAGRIEMIGQTKQLNASLGGVGSLDAQQLRAETVDVNMSGLGSASVYARNTAKLNLSGLGSATVYGNPTNRKSSANGLGSVSWQ from the coding sequence ATGAAAAAATATCTGAAGGCCGCGATGCTGGCCACGGTGTTGTGCAGCGGCGCCAGCGCCGCGCTGGCCGCGGACGTCATCAGCGAGAGCCGCAGTGTCGATGCGCGCGCCGTCAACATCGATCTCGATGGCGTCATCAGCCTGAAGATCAAGCAGGGCGCCGTTGCGTCGCTGACCTTGTACGGCGAACCGGACGCGCTGAAAAAAGTGACGGTGCAGCAGACCGGCGACACGCTGCGCATCGCGACCATCAAGACCAACTCCATCAGCATCGGCGGCAAAAAGGATTTGCGCGCCGAGCTGACCTTGCCGAATCTGCGTGCGCTGACATCGGGCGGCGTGGGCGCCACCGAGGTGGCGGGATTCAGCGGCGAGAACCTGCGCCTGGCACTGGAAGGCGCCGGTTCGGTGAAGGTCAACGCGCAATACCGCAATGTCGACGTGAAGCTGGGCGGAGTGGGCGGCATGACCGTCAACACCGGCAACAGCGACAACGTCGAACTGCATCTTAACGGTGCTGGCCGCATAGAGATGATCGGCCAGACCAAGCAATTGAACGCCAGCCTAGGTGGTGTTGGCAGCCTCGATGCGCAGCAGCTGCGTGCCGAAACGGTCGACGTCAACATGTCGGGCCTGGGCAGCGCGTCGGTCTATGCACGCAACACCGCGAAACTTAATTTGAGCGGTCTCGGTTCGGCCACCGTGTACGGCAACCCGACCAATCGCAAGTCTTCCGCGAACGGCTTGGGCAGCGTGAGCTGGCAGTAA
- a CDS encoding LysR family transcriptional regulator, whose amino-acid sequence MASSNDFDWNDIPLILALARSGSMSATGRQLGVDASTISRRIAAAEKALKLRLFIRDNTGYQLTDAGRVFVAHGETVYGNVESMLQASSQEADATAGPVNITSIDFLFDYWLLDHVPELHAQHPHLQLTLQAENQNLSFTRREADFALRMGKPGEDAALVMRKLGDLGFAVYGHPRYADTPRACWGTQPWIAYDDALSGTGEMQWLTAMAPQPRRVLKVNSLSTMVRACRAGVGMALLPCIMGEPEGLRRIGAGVEVQRDIWLLSHRDAGSIARFKAVSAWLTQLYTSHQDLLCGAALNHR is encoded by the coding sequence ATGGCAAGCAGTAACGACTTCGACTGGAACGACATCCCGCTGATCCTGGCGCTGGCCCGCAGCGGCAGCATGAGCGCCACCGGGCGCCAGCTGGGCGTGGACGCGTCGACCATCAGCCGCCGCATCGCCGCCGCCGAGAAGGCGCTGAAGTTGCGCCTGTTCATCCGCGACAACACCGGCTACCAGCTCACCGACGCCGGCCGCGTCTTCGTCGCCCACGGCGAGACCGTCTACGGCAATGTGGAGAGCATGCTGCAAGCGTCGTCGCAGGAGGCGGACGCCACCGCCGGCCCGGTCAACATCACCTCGATCGATTTCCTGTTCGATTACTGGCTGCTGGACCACGTGCCCGAATTGCACGCGCAGCATCCGCATCTGCAACTCACCTTGCAGGCGGAAAACCAGAACCTGTCGTTTACGCGGCGCGAGGCGGACTTCGCCCTGCGCATGGGCAAGCCGGGCGAGGACGCCGCGCTGGTGATGCGCAAGCTGGGCGATCTGGGCTTCGCCGTGTATGGCCACCCCCGCTACGCCGACACCCCGCGCGCCTGCTGGGGCACGCAACCGTGGATCGCCTACGACGACGCGCTGTCCGGCACCGGCGAAATGCAATGGCTGACGGCGATGGCGCCGCAGCCGCGCCGCGTGCTCAAGGTCAACAGCCTGAGCACGATGGTGCGGGCCTGCCGCGCCGGGGTGGGCATGGCGCTGCTGCCGTGCATCATGGGCGAACCGGAAGGCTTGCGCCGCATCGGCGCCGGCGTCGAGGTGCAGCGCGATATCTGGCTGCTGAGCCATCGCGACGCGGGATCGATCGCCCGCTTCAAGGCCGTCTCGGCCTGGCTGACGCAGCTCTACACCAGCCATCAGGACTTGCTGTGCGGCGCGGCCCTCAACCACCGCTAG
- a CDS encoding alpha/beta hydrolase, translating into MSKDIQNQAVSLSRRNALFSSAGAAAAAVAAVAVPLAAMSTAAEAAPVVKGGPVAHSVSTITTRDGVEIYYKDWGPRTGQPVVLSHGWPLNADSWESAAFHLANNGFRVITHDRRGHGRSSQPWDGNDMDHYADDLAQLIEKLDLKNIILAGFSTGGGEVARYVGRHGTKRIAKLGLISAVPPLMLKTATNPGGLPIEVFDSIRAGSVANRAQLYIDIASGPFFGFNRPGAKVSQGLINSWTAQGMQAGHKNTYDSIKAFSETDFRDDLKKFDKPTLVIHGDDDQIVPIDASGKASAAIVKHAKLIVYPGAPHGLTDTHKDKFNADFLAFAKS; encoded by the coding sequence ATGAGCAAAGACATCCAAAACCAAGCAGTCAGCCTCTCCCGTCGTAACGCCCTGTTCAGCAGCGCAGGCGCTGCGGCCGCAGCCGTCGCGGCTGTCGCCGTGCCCCTGGCGGCGATGAGCACCGCCGCCGAAGCGGCCCCTGTCGTCAAAGGCGGCCCGGTGGCCCACTCGGTGAGCACCATCACCACCCGTGACGGCGTCGAGATCTACTACAAGGATTGGGGTCCGCGCACCGGCCAACCGGTCGTGCTCAGCCACGGCTGGCCGTTGAATGCCGATAGCTGGGAATCGGCCGCCTTCCACCTGGCCAACAACGGCTTCCGCGTCATCACCCACGACCGCCGTGGCCACGGCCGCTCGAGCCAGCCATGGGACGGCAACGACATGGACCACTACGCCGACGACCTGGCGCAGCTGATCGAAAAGCTGGACCTGAAAAACATCATCCTGGCCGGTTTCTCGACCGGCGGCGGCGAGGTGGCACGCTACGTCGGCCGCCACGGCACCAAGCGCATCGCCAAGCTGGGCCTGATCTCGGCGGTGCCGCCGCTGATGCTCAAGACCGCCACCAACCCCGGCGGCCTGCCGATCGAAGTGTTCGACAGCATCCGCGCCGGCTCGGTCGCCAACCGCGCCCAGCTGTACATCGACATCGCATCGGGTCCGTTCTTCGGCTTCAACCGTCCGGGCGCCAAGGTGTCGCAAGGGTTGATCAACTCGTGGACCGCGCAGGGCATGCAGGCTGGCCACAAGAACACCTACGATTCGATCAAGGCGTTCTCGGAGACCGACTTCCGTGACGACCTGAAAAAGTTCGACAAGCCGACCCTGGTGATCCACGGCGACGACGACCAGATCGTACCGATCGACGCGTCCGGCAAAGCCTCGGCGGCGATCGTCAAGCACGCCAAGCTGATCGTCTACCCCGGCGCGCCGCACGGCCTGACCGACACGCACAAGGACAAGTTCAACGCCGACTTCCTGGCGTTCGCCAAATCCTGA
- a CDS encoding histidine kinase, which yields MSQAAVAAMPALVNYAHTAWNGQRGAPADVLQFTQTLDGWLWISSPNGLFRFDGVDFERMDKVQGHPVHTNNTLGLLTTRDGRLWVGGRFGGISVFGANGSHSARLYTEADGLPPGAIFTMTEGPDGSVWAATRTGLAHLAPGATRFRRIGEHDGLPEKHARQVLYTRDGRQWVSVEGGIYFRDPGQPRYRRAWPHIDLMAMAEAPDGTLWGSDGVDKHYRVLSAPPPGNPAPRAELGGNGALFDRDGTMWILKVNALERRQAPYVGKAADARQMTRENGMSGPLPQTAFEDREGNLWIGTSAGLDRLRRTRLRAVPVATAFDRPGVIADDRGGVIIGDWRHPPRRYNAAGPQEEMGRFQLTGAYRAADGGLWLANDAERWHRDASGVLTRMPHPPHLVGHDAQAMTIDATGRMWISLSRQGLFTVEGDAWRKDGGVPGLPGDLALSLATDRAGRVWASYLHNRIAVIDGLRTRVFGEADGLRLGNVQSLLVDGARIWAGGQNGLAWHDGQRWHSVTPAGGRQLRGISGMVRAGAGELWLYGSEGISRVAAGDVERLLREPGWPLPYERFDALDGLVGGAEQLRPLPSMAQSGDGRLWFATASEVASLDPAAIARNPLAPPVQVLSLRSGDLTYPVIYPAQQALRLPTGRRDLRIAYTALALALPERVRFRYKLEGYDKDWQDAGMRREAVYTNLGPGDYRFRVIAANEDGVWNETGATLALTLPPRFVETDWFKVLMVVLAALLLGGLYRLRVRHLTARMRDRMQQRLAERERIARGLHDTVLQSVQGLIMLFHQQARSLPISADERGKLEQTLDLADELMAEGRDCIADLRTGGEPGELGQTLTQYGHVLLQQRFTASIHGTPRALCPRLRDEVQAITREALFNASRHAQANKVQLVIDYRADGLSVLVRDDGCGMSEALSCGTGRPQHYGIVGMAERARIVGARYKLVSAPGQGTVMHLDVPAEHAYAGGRSAALFARLRRRPAA from the coding sequence ATGTCCCAGGCGGCCGTCGCCGCCATGCCCGCGCTGGTCAATTACGCCCATACCGCGTGGAACGGACAGCGCGGCGCGCCCGCCGACGTCTTGCAGTTCACGCAAACCCTGGACGGCTGGCTGTGGATCAGTTCGCCCAACGGCCTGTTCCGCTTTGACGGCGTCGATTTCGAGCGGATGGACAAGGTGCAAGGCCATCCCGTGCACACCAACAACACGCTCGGACTGCTGACCACGCGCGACGGCCGCTTGTGGGTGGGCGGGCGCTTCGGCGGCATCAGTGTGTTCGGTGCGAATGGCTCGCACAGCGCGCGCCTGTACACCGAGGCGGACGGTCTGCCGCCGGGGGCGATCTTCACCATGACGGAAGGACCCGATGGCAGCGTGTGGGCCGCGACCCGGACCGGTCTCGCACACCTGGCGCCCGGCGCAACGCGCTTTCGCCGCATCGGCGAACACGATGGCCTGCCGGAAAAACACGCGCGGCAAGTCTTGTATACCCGCGACGGCCGCCAGTGGGTGTCGGTCGAGGGCGGCATCTACTTCCGCGATCCCGGCCAGCCGCGCTACCGGCGCGCCTGGCCGCATATCGACCTGATGGCGATGGCCGAGGCGCCGGACGGCACCTTGTGGGGCTCGGACGGCGTCGACAAGCACTACCGTGTGTTGTCCGCGCCGCCGCCTGGCAATCCGGCTCCGCGCGCGGAACTGGGCGGCAACGGCGCGCTGTTCGACCGCGACGGCACTATGTGGATTCTGAAGGTGAACGCGCTCGAACGCCGCCAGGCCCCTTACGTGGGCAAGGCCGCCGACGCGCGCCAGATGACCAGGGAAAACGGCATGAGCGGTCCGCTGCCGCAAACGGCGTTCGAAGACCGCGAAGGCAATTTGTGGATCGGCACCTCCGCCGGGTTGGATCGCCTGCGGCGCACGCGCTTGCGTGCCGTGCCGGTCGCCACCGCTTTCGACCGTCCCGGCGTGATCGCCGACGATCGTGGCGGCGTGATCATCGGCGACTGGCGCCACCCGCCGCGCCGCTACAACGCCGCCGGCCCGCAGGAGGAGATGGGGAGGTTCCAGCTCACCGGCGCCTATCGCGCCGCCGACGGCGGCCTGTGGCTGGCCAACGACGCCGAGCGCTGGCACCGCGACGCGTCGGGCGTGCTCACGCGGATGCCGCACCCGCCGCATCTGGTCGGCCACGACGCCCAAGCGATGACGATCGACGCTACGGGCCGCATGTGGATCTCGCTGTCGCGCCAAGGCTTGTTCACCGTCGAGGGCGACGCCTGGCGCAAGGACGGTGGCGTGCCCGGCCTGCCCGGCGATCTCGCGCTGTCGCTGGCGACCGACCGCGCCGGACGCGTGTGGGCGAGCTATCTGCACAACCGGATCGCGGTGATCGATGGCCTGCGCACGCGGGTGTTCGGCGAGGCCGACGGTCTGCGGCTGGGCAATGTGCAATCGCTGCTGGTGGATGGCGCGCGCATCTGGGCCGGCGGCCAGAACGGGCTGGCGTGGCACGACGGCCAGCGCTGGCACAGCGTGACCCCGGCCGGCGGGCGGCAATTGCGCGGCATCTCCGGCATGGTGCGCGCCGGCGCGGGCGAGTTGTGGCTGTACGGCTCCGAGGGCATCAGCCGCGTCGCCGCCGGGGATGTCGAGCGGCTGCTGCGCGAGCCGGGATGGCCGCTGCCTTACGAACGCTTCGACGCGCTGGACGGCCTGGTCGGTGGCGCCGAGCAATTGCGCCCCTTGCCGTCGATGGCGCAGAGCGGCGACGGCAGGCTGTGGTTCGCCACCGCCAGCGAAGTGGCCAGCCTCGATCCGGCCGCCATCGCCCGCAACCCGCTGGCGCCGCCGGTGCAGGTGCTGTCGCTGCGCTCGGGCGACCTGACTTATCCCGTCATCTACCCGGCGCAACAGGCGTTGCGGCTGCCGACCGGCCGGCGCGACCTGCGCATCGCCTACACGGCATTGGCCCTGGCGCTGCCCGAGCGGGTACGCTTCCGCTACAAGCTCGAAGGCTACGACAAGGACTGGCAGGACGCCGGCATGCGCCGCGAGGCGGTCTATACCAACCTCGGCCCCGGCGACTACCGCTTCCGCGTGATCGCCGCCAACGAGGACGGCGTATGGAACGAGACCGGCGCCACCTTGGCGCTGACCTTGCCGCCGCGCTTCGTCGAGACCGATTGGTTCAAGGTGCTGATGGTGGTGCTGGCGGCCCTGCTGCTGGGCGGACTCTATCGGCTGCGGGTGCGGCACCTGACCGCGCGCATGCGCGACCGCATGCAGCAGCGCCTGGCAGAGCGCGAGCGCATCGCGCGCGGCCTGCACGACACGGTGCTGCAAAGCGTGCAGGGCCTGATCATGCTGTTCCACCAGCAGGCGCGCAGCCTGCCCATCAGCGCCGACGAGCGCGGCAAGCTCGAACAAACCCTGGACCTGGCCGACGAGCTGATGGCCGAGGGGCGCGACTGCATCGCGGACCTGCGCACCGGCGGCGAGCCCGGCGAACTGGGCCAGACGCTCACGCAGTATGGCCACGTTCTACTGCAGCAGCGTTTCACCGCGAGCATCCACGGCACGCCGCGCGCGCTCTGCCCAAGGTTGCGCGACGAGGTGCAGGCGATCACGCGCGAAGCGTTGTTCAATGCCTCGCGCCACGCCCAGGCCAACAAGGTGCAGCTGGTCATCGACTACCGTGCCGACGGCTTGTCCGTGCTGGTGCGCGACGACGGTTGCGGCATGTCGGAAGCCTTGTCGTGCGGTACGGGACGGCCCCAACACTACGGCATCGTCGGCATGGCCGAGCGCGCCAGGATTGTCGGCGCGCGCTACAAGCTGGTCTCGGCGCCCGGCCAGGGCACTGTCATGCACCTGGACGTCCCGGCCGAACATGCCTACGCGGGCGGCCGCTCGGCGGCCCTGTTCGCCCGGCTGCGCCGCCGCCCGGCCGCTTAG
- a CDS encoding alpha/beta hydrolase → MTNHTNPDQRRRNVLMSAATAAAAAGTAAAGVSLNASAATPSKQQTRTVCTLTTRDGVELYYKDWGPKNGQPVVFSHGWPLNSDSWESQMIFLADRGYRCIAHDRRGHGRSSQPWDGNDMDHYADDLAQVIEALDLKNAVLVGFSTGGGEVARYVGRHGTKRVAGLALVSAVPPLMLKKADYPGGLPMEVFDGIRAGSTANRAQLYIDIASGPFFGFNRPGAKVSQGLINSWTAQGMQAGHKNTYDSIKAFSETDFREDLKKFDKPTLIIHGDDDQIVPIDASGKAAAAIVKHAKLLVYPGAPHGLTDTHKDRVNNDLLAFIKG, encoded by the coding sequence ATGACCAACCACACCAATCCCGACCAGCGCCGCCGCAATGTGCTGATGAGCGCCGCCACGGCCGCCGCCGCCGCCGGCACTGCCGCAGCCGGTGTTTCGCTCAACGCGTCCGCCGCCACGCCATCGAAACAGCAGACCCGCACGGTTTGCACGCTGACCACCCGCGACGGCGTCGAGCTGTATTACAAGGATTGGGGGCCGAAGAACGGTCAACCGGTCGTCTTCAGCCACGGTTGGCCGCTGAACTCGGACAGCTGGGAATCGCAAATGATCTTCCTGGCCGATCGCGGCTACCGCTGCATCGCCCACGACCGCCGTGGCCACGGCCGCTCCAGCCAGCCATGGGACGGCAACGACATGGACCACTACGCCGACGACCTGGCCCAGGTGATCGAGGCGCTGGACCTGAAGAACGCGGTGCTGGTGGGCTTTTCCACCGGTGGCGGCGAGGTGGCGCGCTACGTCGGCCGCCATGGCACCAAACGCGTCGCCGGGCTGGCCCTGGTGTCGGCCGTGCCGCCGCTGATGCTCAAGAAGGCGGATTATCCAGGCGGCTTGCCGATGGAAGTGTTCGACGGCATCCGCGCCGGCTCCACCGCCAACCGCGCGCAGCTGTATATCGACATCGCGTCGGGTCCGTTTTTCGGCTTCAACCGTCCGGGCGCCAAGGTCTCGCAAGGCTTGATCAACTCGTGGACGGCGCAGGGCATGCAGGCCGGCCACAAGAACACCTACGACTCGATCAAGGCGTTCTCGGAAACCGACTTCCGTGAAGACCTGAAAAAGTTCGATAAGCCAACCTTGATCATCCACGGCGACGACGACCAGATCGTGCCGATCGACGCCTCTGGCAAAGCCGCCGCCGCGATCGTCAAGCACGCCAAGCTGCTGGTGTATCCGGGCGCGCCGCACGGCCTGACCGACACCCACAAGGACCGCGTCAACAACGATCTGCTGGCCTTCATCAAGGGCTAA
- a CDS encoding response regulator transcription factor, whose product MSSSTEPSSKPVRILLVDDHPMILAGLADTIANQPDLQVVGELDNGARVVESFEALRPDLTIMDIAMPGMDGLQALEALRQRNGHARVIMLTTLSGDHQMRRALELGAAGFLMKHSLRKDLIDAIRAVHAGHRWIPADVARTLVERLGQPNLSEREMAVLSSAAAGNGNKQIGVHLGIAEDTVKAHIRTILAKLDAHDRTHAVAIAVKRGIISL is encoded by the coding sequence GTGTCGAGCAGTACCGAACCAAGCAGTAAGCCAGTCCGCATCCTCCTCGTTGACGACCATCCGATGATCCTGGCGGGACTGGCCGACACCATCGCCAACCAGCCCGACCTGCAAGTGGTGGGCGAACTCGACAACGGCGCCCGCGTGGTCGAGTCGTTCGAGGCCTTGCGGCCGGACCTGACGATCATGGACATTGCCATGCCCGGGATGGACGGTTTGCAGGCGCTCGAAGCGCTGCGGCAGCGCAACGGCCACGCCCGCGTGATCATGCTGACGACGCTGAGCGGCGACCATCAAATGCGCCGCGCGCTCGAACTGGGCGCGGCAGGCTTCCTGATGAAACACAGCCTGCGCAAGGACTTGATCGACGCGATCCGCGCGGTGCATGCCGGCCACCGCTGGATACCGGCCGACGTGGCGCGCACCTTGGTCGAGCGCCTGGGCCAGCCGAACCTGAGCGAGCGGGAGATGGCGGTGCTGTCGAGCGCCGCCGCCGGCAACGGCAACAAGCAAATCGGCGTGCACCTCGGCATCGCCGAGGACACCGTCAAGGCCCACATCCGCACCATCCTCGCCAAACTCGACGCGCACGACCGCACCCACGCGGTCGCCATCGCGGTCAAGCGCGGCATCATCTCCCTCTAG
- a CDS encoding cupin domain-containing protein yields MKSIAKIAIVAASLAVFCQQAQAQAPAAAHDHVSAAPLGTPKFDAKGIARTETVRSQFDATREAIQVRVDFAKGAAFPKHSHPGVEIAYVLTGVIEYELEGKVIRLKAGESLYIPAGAVHSAKNVDTGTTSELATYLVEKNKPIVILDK; encoded by the coding sequence ATGAAATCAATCGCTAAAATCGCTATTGTGGCCGCCTCGCTTGCGGTGTTCTGCCAGCAGGCCCAGGCCCAAGCGCCGGCCGCCGCCCACGACCACGTCTCGGCCGCCCCGCTGGGAACCCCCAAGTTCGACGCCAAGGGCATCGCCCGCACCGAAACCGTGCGCAGCCAGTTCGACGCCACGCGGGAAGCGATCCAGGTGCGCGTCGATTTCGCCAAGGGCGCCGCGTTCCCGAAACACTCCCACCCTGGTGTCGAGATCGCCTACGTGCTGACCGGCGTCATCGAATATGAACTGGAAGGCAAGGTCATCCGCCTCAAGGCCGGCGAGTCGCTCTACATTCCGGCCGGCGCGGTGCACTCGGCGAAGAACGTCGACACCGGCACCACGTCGGAACTGGCCACTTACCTGGTGGAGAAGAACAAGCCTATCGTCATTCTCGACAAGTGA
- a CDS encoding ATP-binding protein has protein sequence MIDSLPVRALRAALYRRMERPEHGDQDLQGWRNRLLNGLCAAAFWLGLLALLPSMWAAVQQGRLPLVATDIVALAGVGWLHYRRDIAYQWRALAILTIVYLIAVVMLFSLGPLLQIYLMAVPVLCTVLIGSRAAMLALLWCGATLFVAGHFGGIEPGLAVVVVSPLAHWLILTVNFLLVATVLTVSCTYLLHGLDGALARQRVIHTRSHDNETRYRQILEAQIATLHAREADLRASQVSQAESLAAQRAAEVSNQLKSDFLAMISHEVRTPLGGVIGMLRSAMKDAGVAPTTRDKLRLSLSNAEVLLQIINDILDFSRLEAGKMPLEVLDFDLAGLLNDVVGLLADRAEAKGVSLIAEFAPGMPAWWRGDPTRLRQVVVNLVGNGVKFTEHGEVRVSVAEDGGQGIVLSVRDTGIGIEAEALGRLFQKFEQADAATSRKYGGAGLGLAICKNIVSAMGGRIEAVSEPGFGSVFRVHLPLERGAPVAVLEEEARRPHAARLAVLCAEDGSTNQVILTELVSNMGHTLTIVEDGLAALEELAARDYDLVIMDGRMPRMDGRAALQRLRAGLDGVRDAAVPVIALTANATAEERQRFLAAGASGFLAKPIDEIALHTEIARQLEALLANGRPLIGEQRAMAAGAPALSELDDMFGVAELPVAGARPADADAKLHRAMRSAFMIEGPRLLTAAWQGLDDCDGAAVALAAHSLMGGAAFLGVDALRARCARIEQLADAGELDAVRPQLATLTLELAETLAEMEPRVGAASATALTS, from the coding sequence TTGATCGACAGCCTACCGGTACGCGCCCTGCGTGCCGCCTTGTATCGGCGCATGGAACGGCCGGAGCACGGCGACCAGGACCTGCAGGGCTGGCGCAACCGGCTGCTGAATGGTTTGTGCGCCGCCGCCTTCTGGCTCGGCCTGCTGGCCTTGCTGCCCAGCATGTGGGCCGCCGTCCAACAAGGCCGCCTGCCGCTGGTCGCGACCGACATCGTCGCGCTGGCCGGCGTCGGTTGGCTGCATTACCGGCGCGACATCGCCTATCAATGGCGGGCGCTCGCGATATTGACCATCGTCTATCTGATCGCGGTGGTCATGCTGTTTTCGCTCGGCCCGCTGTTGCAGATTTATCTGATGGCGGTGCCGGTGCTGTGCACGGTGCTGATCGGCAGCCGGGCCGCCATGCTGGCGCTGCTGTGGTGCGGCGCCACGCTGTTCGTGGCCGGCCATTTCGGCGGCATAGAACCGGGCTTGGCGGTGGTGGTGGTCAGCCCGCTGGCGCATTGGCTCATCCTGACCGTCAATTTCCTGCTGGTCGCCACCGTGCTGACGGTGTCGTGCACCTATCTGCTGCACGGGCTCGACGGCGCCCTGGCGCGCCAGCGCGTCATCCATACCCGCAGCCACGACAATGAAACCCGCTATCGGCAAATCCTGGAGGCGCAGATCGCCACCCTTCATGCGCGCGAGGCGGACCTGCGCGCCTCGCAGGTGAGCCAGGCCGAATCGCTGGCGGCGCAGCGGGCGGCGGAAGTATCGAACCAGCTTAAGAGCGACTTCCTGGCGATGATCAGCCACGAAGTGCGCACGCCGTTGGGCGGCGTCATCGGCATGCTGCGCTCGGCCATGAAGGACGCCGGCGTGGCGCCCACCACCCGCGACAAACTGCGCCTTAGTCTGAGCAACGCCGAGGTGCTGCTGCAAATCATCAACGATATCCTCGACTTCTCGCGCCTGGAGGCGGGCAAGATGCCGCTGGAGGTGCTGGATTTCGACCTCGCCGGGCTGCTCAACGACGTGGTGGGTTTGCTGGCCGACCGCGCCGAAGCCAAGGGCGTTTCGCTCATCGCCGAATTCGCCCCAGGGATGCCGGCCTGGTGGCGCGGCGACCCGACGCGACTGCGGCAGGTGGTCGTGAACCTGGTCGGCAACGGCGTCAAGTTCACCGAGCATGGTGAGGTGCGCGTGAGCGTTGCTGAAGACGGCGGCCAGGGCATCGTCCTGAGCGTGCGCGACACCGGCATCGGCATCGAGGCCGAGGCGCTCGGACGGCTGTTCCAGAAGTTCGAGCAGGCCGACGCCGCCACGTCCCGCAAATACGGCGGGGCAGGCTTGGGCCTGGCCATCTGCAAGAACATCGTCAGCGCCATGGGCGGACGCATCGAAGCAGTCAGCGAGCCCGGTTTCGGCAGCGTGTTCCGCGTGCATCTGCCGCTGGAGCGCGGCGCACCGGTGGCCGTTCTGGAGGAGGAAGCGCGCCGTCCGCACGCGGCCCGCCTGGCCGTGCTGTGCGCGGAGGACGGCAGCACCAATCAGGTGATCTTGACTGAGCTGGTGAGCAATATGGGCCACACCCTCACCATCGTCGAGGATGGCTTGGCGGCACTGGAGGAACTGGCCGCGCGCGACTACGACCTAGTGATCATGGACGGCCGCATGCCGCGCATGGACGGCAGGGCCGCCTTGCAGCGCCTGCGCGCCGGACTGGACGGCGTGCGCGACGCCGCCGTGCCGGTGATCGCGCTGACGGCCAACGCGACGGCCGAGGAGCGGCAACGCTTCCTCGCGGCAGGCGCCAGTGGCTTCCTCGCCAAGCCTATAGATGAGATCGCCTTGCACACCGAGATCGCGCGCCAGCTCGAAGCGTTGCTGGCGAACGGCAGGCCGTTGATCGGCGAACAGCGCGCCATGGCAGCGGGCGCGCCGGCGTTGAGCGAGCTGGACGATATGTTTGGCGTGGCGGAGTTGCCTGTTGCCGGCGCGCGGCCGGCGGATGCGGACGCCAAGTTGCACCGCGCCATGCGCTCTGCTTTTATGATCGAAGGACCGCGCCTGTTGACTGCGGCGTGGCAGGGGCTGGACG